One Ananas comosus cultivar F153 linkage group 1, ASM154086v1, whole genome shotgun sequence DNA window includes the following coding sequences:
- the LOC109712608 gene encoding chromatin target of PRMT1 protein-like, with protein sequence MEGGVYHRRRIRGGAGVPRCREGHSGLAEGCGDGRAGLRRGRGRARRPCREDAGKGRVLRGGRGVVRERCQDEGQRGKGQRWGDWRGVVRCRMKRRARGAGGVVGRLRGWNGRGRGALAGGGVGLLPEKGRRGVRGRGAAYLITLTGRGRRS encoded by the coding sequence ATGGAGGGGGGCGTCTACCATAGAAGGCGGATCAGGGGGGGAGCGGGGGTTCCACGTTGCAGGGAGGGCCACAGTGGCTTAGCGGAGGGCTGCGGGGATGGTCGCGCGGGGCTCCGAAGAGGGCGGGGGAGGGCGCGGCGGCCCTGCAGAGAGGATGCGGGGAAGGGCCGCGTACTGCGCGGGGGGAGGGGGGTGGTGCGGGAGCGCTGCCAGGATGAAGGGCAGAGGGGGAAAGGGCAGCGGTGGGGGGATTGGAGAGGGGTGGTGCGCTGCAGGATGAAGCGGAGGGCAAGGGGCGCGGGGGGGGTGGTGGGTAGGTTGCGTGGGTGGAACGGGAGGGGCAGGGGGGCACTCGCAGGCGGGGGAGTTGGCCTGCTGCCGGAGAAAGGTCGTAGGGGGGTGCGCGGTAGGGGAGCGGCGTACCTGATAACTTTGACGGGGAGAGGTCGCCGGAGCTGA
- the LOC109712543 gene encoding uncharacterized protein LOC109712543 gives MRISNDMRWHNESHRKDGLSRHPADGEAWKAFDERYVDFSSDYHNARLALCSDGFNPFRTMSTTYSTWPVVLITYNLPPWICMKQSSFMLTMILPGEKGPGNDIDVFLQPLIEELKKLWEGVETYDASSQQNFHMRAALLWTINDFPAYAILSGWSTKGKFACPCFAEQTQSRWLRHGGKYCYMGLRRCLPEGHIFRYQKDLFDGTEEIRSALIRIAGVDILRQMHGMQFKFGKLPTINDKGINSKRSKKKRQTRNDDNTTTSECLSSSKSSGALRWRKKKSIFFELPYWQYNLLCHNVDVMHIEKNVFDNFIGTLLNLDNKTKDNSKARLDLVELGIRSELHPQLLANGKTRLPPACFTMSKKEKRILCQVLKNIKTPDGYASNISRCVNVIECKISGLKSHDCHILIEDILPLALRASSPSKEVISIAIELVFFFKSLCSKVLDVNELDKIQSRITLTLCHMERIFLPTFFTIMIHLMIHLVEEARLGGPVQYRWMYSSERNFVRMKSYVLNRSHPEGSIAEGYIAEECLTFCSRYLDGVETRFNRPIRNPDPPKKRTEGLYLFSG, from the exons ATGAGAATATCAAATGATATGAGATGGCACAACGAGAGTCATAGGAAGGATGGGCTATCAAGACATCCTGCAGATGGTGAAGCGTGGAAAGCATTCGATGAACGATATGTAGATTTCTCCTCTGATTACCACAATGCGAGGCTTGCTCTTTGTAGTGATGGTTTCAATCCATTTCGAACAATGAGTACTACTTATAGTACATGGCCGGTTGTACTGATTACATATAATTTACCACCTTGGATTTGTATGAAACAATCATCTTTTATGTTAACGATGATTCTTCCGGGTGAAAAAGGTCCGGGAAATGATATTGATGTTTTTCTACAACCTTTAATtgaggaattaaaaaaattatgggaGGGCGTTGAGACGTATGATGCTTCAAGCcaacaaaattttcatatgCGGGCTGCGTTATTATGGACTATAAATGACTTTCCTGCATATGCAATTTTGTCTGGCTGGAGTACTAAAGGAAAGTTTGCATGTCCTTGTTTTGCGGAGCAAACACAATCTAGGTGGTTACGCCATGGAGGGAAGTATTGTTACATGGGTCTTCGTCGTTGTTTACCTGAGGGACATATATTTCGTTATCAAAAAGACTTGTTTGACGGCACAGAGGAGATAAGGAGTGCACTTATTCGGATAGCTGGTGTTGATATATTAAGGCAAATGCATGGCATGCAATTCAAATTTGGTAAACTACCTACAATAAATGACAAAGGAATAAATAGTAAGAGatccaaaaagaaaagacaGACGAGAAATGATGACAATACAACAACAAGCGAATGTCTTTCTAGTTCAAAATCTAGTGGCGCATTGAGGTGgcggaaaaagaaaagcattTTCTTTGAATTACCATATTGGCAATATAATTTGTTGTGTCATAATGTAGATGTGATGCACATAGAGAAAAATGTGTTTGACAATTTTATTGGCACTTTATTGAATCTTGACAACAAAACAAAAGACAATTCAAAAGCACGATTAGATTTAGTAGAATTGGGCATTAGATCTGAACTCCATCCCCAGTTACTTGCTAATGGAAAGACAAGGTTACCTCCGGCTTGCTTCACGATgtctaaaaaggaaaaaagaattcTTTGTCAAGTTCTCAAGAATATTAAAACGCCCGATGGTTATGCTTCAAATATTTCAAGATGTGTGAATGTTATCGAGTGTAAGATTAGTGGTCTTAAAAGTCATGATTGTCATATTTTGATTGAGGATATACTACCATTGGCATTACGAGCATCAAGCCCATCTAAGGAAGTGATCTCGATCGCAATTGAATTGGTGTTTTTCTTTAAATCATTATGTTCGAAGGTGTTGGATGTGAATGAGCTTGACAAAATACAAAGCCGCATTACACTTACTCTTTGCCACATGGAAAGAATCTTTCTACCCACATTTTTCACCATTATGATTCACTTAATGATTCATTTAGTAGAAGAGGCAAGATTAGGTGGTCCGGTACAATATCGATGGATGTATTCTTCGGAGag GAACTTTGTACGAATGAAGTCATATGTACTTAATAGATCTCATCCTGAAGGGTCAATAGCTGAAGGATATATAGCCGAAGAATGCTTGACATTCTGTTCAAGATATCTAGATGGTGTTGAAACAAGATTTAATCGACCCATAAGGAATCCCGATCCACCTAAAAAGAGAACAGAAgggttatatttattttcagggtaa